In Falco cherrug isolate bFalChe1 chromosome 19, bFalChe1.pri, whole genome shotgun sequence, the genomic stretch CTGGATCACCACCGTTGagtcctggcactgcctgacgcagggctcgttgcagctgttgGCAAGCGGGGTTGGGCCACAGGAGGTGGGTGGACACCGCTCATAGCAGGACATGTCTGCAGGATGGAGATAAGTCTGAAATACAGGATCAGAAGTGAATGCAATCTAGTTGTATTGCACCTAAATTTATGCAGCTCAGATAACAGGACAACAGGAGCTTTCCAGGAGTCCTTTTAGGAGTTGAGTGGGAAGGGAGTtgagcagaaaaccaaaatgtgaAACATGCTCCAAGAAAATGGAGGCTGAAATACTCCTCTCTTGGCTGTTTGGCTATCCAGTGGAATAGCTGGCAGCACAACAAAAGGATGCATACCTGTATCATTCCTTTAATTTTAGTCTTTTGATTGGCTGTATGTCTGGAAAAACACTACTGAGATCCAGTTCCAGGTATTCAGAGCATTGTAGAAGTAGTAATTATGAGTAATACATAGCCACAAATGTACTTATGGATGGAGTTCAACAGacagctggaaaatgaaattaattattttccagcTACCATGGTCACCTATGAAGAGGTACAAATTTCAATACAATTAAGCATACTTGAAGTTGAGGTCTTTGGAAATCTTTCCCAGACAAGCTGTCCACAGATGTGCCATCTATGAGAAAGCCAGGAGTTCCCTGCATATTCCCTGTGTCTGCTTCCAACACACCAATAAAAACCAAGTTCACTGTTTGCTATGCCCATCTCAGTTGGATAGACGCTCAGCTCTCCTCTGGTTTTGGTGTTCTTTCCCCTTGTCCTCAGTCTCTGAAACCACTTCTCTAAACCTGCAGGAGATATCCTTGCACTCTAtaacataatttcaaaattcagcaaCTATTAGATACCCAGCAGAACTTTTTGATGACGTCTATCATATTGAAGTCCACATTGATTACTATAGCAGAAGGACGTTGAGGATAAGTGATTAGAGCCAATATCCTTGCTGAACTCAGTATGACTATTCCTTCTAAACTCAGTGctcagctttgttttctctttgtttggAATGTGGTAGTTAGAGCTCATAAACTTATGGTACGACATAATTGATAtttaaaacccacaaacctcTGCTTTGAACCTTCCTAGCTTCCTTGCTCTCCAGCTGTTTCTTTTAGAATCTGGTTCATTTTacccttttcttccccactgTGCCCAGTAATAGATTCATCATAACAAAAATGGGAACACTGGAGAAGCTTCCcatgaaagaaacaacaaagaaatttttctaGATGACATTTCTGAAGATAAATGCATCCACATCCTTTACAAACACTGTTGTTTTCATATCAAACCAGCTGAAATTTCAGGCATTACAGGTGATGGATAAGACCCTTAAAGAtataaaatgcacattgctACTTGAAAGATGACTGAGCACATAAATCTCTaataacagaatcatagaatggtttgagttagaagggacctttaaaaatcacctagttccaacccccttgcACAGGTATTCTACTCATTCACTTTGTAAATCTTTATTGTTATTAGGATTTGCTAAGTCACTTAGCATGTCTGAAAGCCCACATTTGAATAAATTTATATCACCATTTCAAGGATCTATATAGCCAACTCAGGACTCCAGAAATACCTGCAATTCTAACAGCAAaaaatctactttttaaaaagaaaaattcttcccCCAGAACAATCCAGCAACTAGAGAACactgtggaggaaaaagaacagcaatCAAATTGTACGAAGGCAAGAATACAGcaaatagaaaaagagaagtagATTCGAACTAACCTTGTtcacaaaagaggaaaaaggtaaGAGAAGTGGTAGGAAGGACCTTGAGTTGAGTTAGCTTTTATACTGCATCTCAGATGGCCTGAGGACCACAGACATCCTTTGTGCATGAAATTATTTACCAACGAGTATGTCCTGAATGCAAAATGCTTCCAACTgattaaatgtcttttcctcactgtttattactttgttttgatttccttATCTCCTGACAGACATATTCCGTCATACAAGTTGCTCTCATCTTCTGGTATTATGGaccaaatttatttcagtgccaCCTTTCAGTCACAAAAAAATTTATGCTCCAGTGTATGTTTCACTTTAGTCATTAGGAAAAATACTAAGAAGAATGTATACAATATACAATTCATCATTCAAAGttgttcttttattaaaaatttgaGTGTAAATCCTTAGTAAATTCCGGTCTCCACCAGTGTTTACAAAGTTGTGATTCCAGCCAAGCATAAGAACAATCTAGACTGAACTCCTGTGTTTTGTGAAGgccctgcaaaaaaaacccGAGCATGTGCACACCTGAAATCCTACTGAATCTGATGAGAGAGAATTACAGCCCTTTGtgaaattgagaaaaaaaaaaaagtattctatCATACCAGATTTGGATAGTAGCACACTACTACTGCAGTAACACAGGCTGAGGCACAGCTGCTAGCACACAAGGACAGTGAAATGTGAATTATCAGTTCTTTTACAAAGGGAACCTGTAACTCCCTTCTGTACCATCTCAGACCACAAACATGAATAGCACTTCACACGTCATCTTGAGGAAACACACGGATTTTAAACTATTTTGAGGTATTGCCCTTGCACAAGCTTAAGTGTGGAGTcattggaggaaaaaaccacacaaaggGCTATTTgccattgtatttttttcccttgcttcccTCATTTACACTGCAGACTGATGGAAGTTCATTGGGTAAGTGgaatatatatacaaaattttaatatgttttttaacTTCACTGTGCAGTCTCTCTCCTGTACAAGCTGCAGGGTTTGAACTTCTCCTTGGAGAAGAGGTATTAAATAGTGTGCATGAGGATTCATAGAGATCTGGGAAACAAAAGTTCTTGTCTTAGTTTCCTAAAGAAGAAAGGCATTAAAGTCCTTCACAATTTTCATTAACAATGTGCTGATTCACAGAATTAAGTTATCAAACTGTTCATGATATATAACGAGGTTTTAATGCCCTCATCATCCACCCGATGGGATGTCTCTAAAACCTCTGAACCAAGATCATTCTTTGCCATCTGTAAGCCCACACATAGGTTTATACATTCACAAAGTGAAGCcatttgtattttaacagaCTATGGAAACCAGCCttgaacaatttaaaaacaaaaataaaaatcagcctTTTATAAAGTTTTACACAGATTTTCATACTTCAATAAAATTATCTAAAGGAACCCATGTACACTCTGAAgtatttcccttcctttccagaCCTAAACAGTGCTACCAACCCATAAACATGTAAACATGTAcatttttgaaatacaaattcttCTGTAGCATCAGGTGCTTGCTGGCAACCTGgggaatttattttcctgtacaCTTGTAACAATAGCCACAGTTTTCAacacttctgcttccttttattAACATGAGAGCTTCTATCTGGTATAGTACCTcgtattttaaaaccaaactcATCAGAGATCACTGCAGTATTTCCAAAAAGACTCCTGAACTGTCTCCTGACCATGGCTCAGCTCCAGATTAGTCTGACTGCCTCAAAGAACTCATCCAAGAGGCTTGAAGTCCTCCTTGGAGATCTcctcagagatttttttaaaagatggtgAACAAGTTAACCGGCAATTGTTCTTAAGTGGGTCAGACAGGAAATTGCACACAAAGAGTTTTAGAAAATGTCTTGAATGTAATCTTAGATTGTGCTCCTGAGACACCCACAAGCTAACAAATTGCTGAGGAGCtggaaaaaagtctttattaGACTGAGCATGCAGTAATTTCATGTTGACACTCACAGTCAGTATAAAAGTACCATAAATTAAAAGTACCCATAATTTGTGaagatgaaagatttttttatggGTAGAGTATGCTTCTCATGCAATGCCAGGCTGAACGcagactggaaaacaaaagcaaaacaatttcatTATCAAGAAAAGGTTCCAACTGCAAAAATATGTGTGGGAACTAACTCATGCAAAAAAGGATGTCTCAATTGTCTCATACATTCATAAACATCCATATGCATAGTTATTGTACCAATTTCTTCAGTCTTAAAGTACAAACATGGCTTTCAAATTTATGTTCACATTCTTCAGGAGCTCTAACGCTAATGATTTAGTAAAGGCTTCAACATCATGCACAAACACAGCATGATGCCATGCTGTCTGAAGATGGCTAGTGCCAGGacactgcttgcttttcttcttttaaatcagCAAGCCTAGATTTAGGGGCTTATGGCAGAGAGTAGTTCTCCAAGCTTCTTCATTCACAACAAGCAACACAAAATGTACCTTTCAGGACATGCTGTTGTTGTACATAGGCCACTTAATGGGATATTTCATCCTCCTGAAATTCATTGCTGTACTCTTTAGGCTACATGTCCGTTTGCATTATAGAAAGTTGCCTTCCTGCCACCAAGAATGAAGCCATTCTTTGATGTACATCAGAGTGAAATCAGTGATCCCTCATAGATCTGAGCGAATAACTGATTACTTCAGTCATACCAATTCTGTCAACAGGGCACTATATGCTTGTGCATGCATTGCAGTCCTTTGTAttatttgtttagaaaatacGCTCATAGAAACCAATATTTAAGTAAAGACTCTACTCAGTTTCATACCTATGGATTTCCCATCTTTCATACTTTTTTGCTGCCTCAAGCCACAACCTAAAAGGGGGCATATACTATCTTATCTCTAAACTATATTTTACCCTCGTCTAGAAAATTTGTATGCAAGTAATTCTTAAGTAAAGAGAACATAAGTGTAAAACATtcgggggggaaaaaaataaacctacaTCTTTTCCCATACTGTGTGGACATTTGGACTGGTTCCCACACTGAACTTGAATGCCGGTATCTTCCCACTGGTTCCTCCACTATTTCTGTCTCAGCACTATGAAACTTTAATTACACAACTCTCATTCttactgctttcctctgctgtgtccTGCAGGATCCCAAGTAGCTCCAGGGGGAGAGCAAAGGAGTTGATACAATAAAAAACTTGGATAATTTTCTCAAAGTCTATGTGCCTAATGACAAAGGTATTCTTTATTGTTCTTTAATGACTCTTACTTGCACACAATGTGCTGAATTTTAACACCTTTGAGAAAATTCCCAGATGGTGAGCAACAGGATTAAAACCAAACTGATCTTAAGGGAAATACCTATGGCCATTCGTCTAGTTTTTCACTCACATAATTTTTCCTCTATATTATGAGTCCTTGTGTGGATTAGCTAAGGAATAATACTTCTCAGATTTTGTTTCAGGCTTGAAAGAGAGGACCTCAAAGCCCATCATAAAAATTTATTAATGATACAATAATATAAAGAGTCTTATTACTCTAATAAGGTTTGAACACTCACATCACCTTTAAAGTCTTGAGTGAAGAGCACTAAAAGTGTATAATGGTTTAAACATCAAAGTCTGGTAGCATTCAATCTAACCAAAAATATACACCCAAATATTACTTCTGAAACAATTATTATGCATTTTCAAATTCTCAGAGTTTAAAAGATGTCAATTCAGTGATAAGCTCTAAACCTGAAATAGCacaattttacttttaaaaacagaagtgcaaaaaaatttggaaaaaaaccctagcaaaagatatatatatatatgtaaaacatTTCAATGCTTCACCAGAGCGTGAACAATGATATTATTCTTATTATATAGACTGAGGTAAATATTCAATTCGCATTTTCCATTGAGAAGGTAGTCTGCATAGATTTTTTCCATATAGTGAAAAATTCCACCTTGAGGGAATgaaaaagtgagaagaaaaccacacttaaactgaaatttttatgCAGCATCAGTTTAATGATAGACAAGTAGCATTCCGCCAAAAAAAACCcggaatatatatatatatatataaaaataaatgaaagaagcCATGTAAACCATTCCAACTAAAAGACAGCAAGCAAGATTCCACTATTCCTTAATTCCTGAATAAACCCCTCTACTGATCATTTAAAAGTACACCATTATACCAAGACAATGTGAGATTAAAATCACAGATGAAAGGAAAGTCATCAAAAGTAGGAATTTCAATAACAAGAAAATATGGCCATGTGTCCAGATAGAACCATAATTCCTCCTTTGCAGGAGGGCACGCGGGTGCTCAGCCCATCTGGAAACTCTGGCCAGCCGCTCCGTCCTCAGTCCGGCACCTGGCTTTGGGCTTCCCGGTCAATGCACTCGCTGGACGTCCGGCCCGGCTTTAGCAGGGCAGGCATCTTCTGCTCGTGTAGCGGCCACCAAGGCCAGAGAGGCTAAAGCCCCCGGAGTTGATGGGCACTCCCTCCTCACTCAGgatgctgcccacagcagcgGATGCTGAGGATCCCACGGCGGTGttctgggggaaggagctgaggatgggtcCGGGCAGGGTCACCACCACGGGAGAGGGCTGGATCACCACGCGGGagtcctggcactgcctgacgcagggctcgttgcagctgttgGCAAGCGGGGTTGGGCCACAGGGGCGGCACAGATCGTAGCAGGACATGGCTGAGGGACGGAGGTGCACCTGGGAGGGAGGGCACGGAAAGCACACGCAGCATGAGAGGGGCAGCCTGACAGCCTGCTCGGCAAGAGCAACgccacaggctggggagcagggacagcctgCGTTTGGGAGAAGAGAGGTTCAAGAGCCCAGAGCCCACAGGGAGCCTGGAAAACAAAGCCCAGGATCTTCTCCGAGAGAAGTGCAGCAGACAGTAAGGTGGACAGAGACACTGGGAGCACGATGAAGGAGCAAGGCTCTCAACAAAAGCTACACCGAGACAAAGGGACaaagaggagaagaagagaaagaggagagtgAGGCAAAGGTGTTTGCAGCTCACCTTGTTCAccaaggaggagaaggcaggagaagTGGATGAGGATACCTGCAGCTGGACTGGCTTTTATACTGCTCCAGACCGCCCCAGGCCCAGAGGCACCCTTTGTGCATGTAATGTGTTTACCAACAAGCCCATCTTGCATGCAAAACTTCTCAATTAAAGAAATGAGAACACTGCTTATGTTCCCTGCAACgctgccttttcatttccctgtttaTGACATGGCCATTCAGCCACACAGGCTCCTTTCATCTGATGGTATTAGACGCCAAAACATTTCAGGGAAAATGAAAcggaagaaaaagaaggatcCCTCCGCACAGTAAGTGAGCAAGGAACATCCACAGACAGGAGACAGGTGCAGCCCAGAGACCAGCTCAACCATCAAGTTCATGGATGAAGCAGGACTGGCATCAAGCAGGACAGTCAGTCCCCACATCAGGAGCAGACCCAGTCACAGTGACCTGGTCCAACAGAGCTCACTGAATCCTGACCAGGGCCATAGTGTCCAGACACGCCCAAGGAGAGGCTGGCACATCAGTGGGTTCCTTGCACTCAGGATCAAGGGGGTTCGTGGTCAGTCATAAGCCAGCCTGCAAAGGAGCAGGAGGCTTACAGTCCTGCCAGCCAGCTGAGGAAAGGGATAAAGGCCAGGACAGAGCTTGAATAAAGGTCTGGGtcaaagggaagagggaggagagagagaccGCAGGTGAGGCTGAGCAGAGCCATCGGCCTTGTTGGTACTGCACTCAGGTCACTGATGGGCAAGAGGAGGGTATCTCCTGTGCACCTGGCACAAAGGACACCAGCTCCACCTGTCACAGCAGTGGGGAGAAGGACTTGTTCCTGCAAGAAAggatttcataaataaatataaatatttttaattttatttttataaataaaaatacatacacttATTTTCCATAAATGCAAGATAGGTCTCTTCTTCTAAGGGTCATTTCCATCACGTCCCTGACCCAGAAAATTCACAGGTAGTGTCTCCTGCCAGGCCTTGCTACTCCCACTGTCAGCACCTATGGCAAGGCCCTGCCCAAAGGCTCCAGTGCCCGGCCACAGCCCGCTCTGGTCACGTCCTGCAGATGCCGCCTTCCCTCCCTGGTACCATCTTCTCACCCCACCTTGCtcctgctggcagctcagcctggctcAGGAGCGTTGCTGGAGAGGGCATTTCCTGAGGGCCTTCCTGCGGAGCAGGGCACAGGGGCCTTGCGGTGGCAGCTGTCCTGCAGGGAAGACAGGCCTTGAGCCATGGCAAAAGGCACTGTAGGGGTTCACGCAGCGTATGGGACAGAACAGGAGGTGCCCCTCTCTCCACCTGAAACAGGACAGGGGCACGGGATAAAAACACCAGTTGTGGAGGACTAGAGCACGCTGGAGCAAGGCAGAGGCAGTTGTCCTCTCCCACATCTCCTGTGGCAGGAGCAACCACCACATCCCGGTGGAGTAGGCCCCACCAACTACACGCCGCCTCCATGTACCAGCAAAGTCACTTTCCTCCCTGACATCTGAGGTCTTGCAATTCAgggcagaagggcaggaagagaCAATGGCTGCATCGTGGAGGgtgccttctttccttcccctgctgtgCAAGGGAACGAGAGGGACTTGCTAAATGCCCACACTTCACTGTCATGGCCCACAGGCCACGTGGCCTCCCAAGCAGGGACTGTGGCGCTGTGCCAGTGTTGCTGAGTACTTGAGAAAAACGGCCTGGTGGGCACAAAGAGGTGGCCTGTGGGCAGAAGTGAAGGTTCACAATTCCATTGGCATCTGGCACACATCAAGCACCTCTTGGAGCTATTGAAAACACGGCAAGGGATATGCCATTAGCCACAAAGGTATGGTGTTCAGGACCAAGTGATGTGGGTGGCCTCAGGAAGGACATACCGCATATAAAACGAGTCCCATACAactgtgggagagggggttaAATGGAGAAGGAGCAGcgtggtctgacctctggaggaaggagatacagcacagacagtagaatctaACCCACAGTAAAGCCTTGTGGCAGCCTAatagtttgtttgtgctgcaacaaagCTTTACCATTGGTTAGATCAAGGGTCCTCAAACTAAGGTCCgtgggccagatacagccccccagggccctcagtccagcccccggtatttacagaattCCACCACCAGGAgttggggggaaaccaagcagccacagatgacttcCTACTACTTAATCCACATACCAggccctgtttaaaaagtttgaggacccctgggtcAGGCTCTACTACCTGTTCAGCAGCACCTTCCACCAGAGGTCAAACAACACTGAAACTCCTACACCTGACcacacactcctcagggctactTAACCACTTAGcgggaacaagctacagctgcacaccATCCAGGACAATCAACCccctgcctctgaggcaaggccacagctacATGTTatcaatgtcaatcaacccactgccttcattcctctacgCCATACAAGTGACCATTTCAGCTAAACACCAACCCCCAATCCCCCAGGAATAATAGAAATGCACAACATTCCTTCAGCCACACATTTCCCTGTGTAGCATCCCATCTCCCTCTGAACAGTTTGGCTGGGCATCCCAGGAGGGAAGGAACATGAGGAGACATCAAGTTACAATGCAGCATCAGCTTTAATGAGTctaaagagagaaacaaagcagtGTGTGTTGGAAGGGACGCGGTCCAGGCTGCTACAAGGGCAGTGACAGCCAGGCATGCCCTCACAGCAATGGGACGCATGTCATGGATACACATGGGGAGAGGGTGATGAGCAGGACCCCTCTCAGCTTGCTTCAGGATGAACCCATGGCACAGGACAGCACGAGGCATCAGGGCATCatgaaatggagaagaaagcgggaggagaaggagatgaCAACACCAGCTGGCCGTGTTTCCAGACAGCCCAGGATGGCACCtggcttccttccctcctttgcaGGAGGGCACGCGGGTGCTCAGCCCATCTGGAAACTCTGGCCAGCAGCTCCGTCCTCAGTCCGGCACCTGGCTTTGGGCTTCCCGGTCAATGCACTCGCTGGACGTCCGGCCCGGCTTTAGCAGGGCAGGCATCTTCTGCTCGTGTAGCGGCCACCAAGGCCAGAGAGGCTAAAGCCCCCGGAGTTGATGGGCACTCCCTCCTCACTCAGgatgctgcccacagcagcgGAGGTGCTGGATCCCACGGCGGTGttctgggggaaggagctgaggatgggtcCGGGCAGGGTCACCACCACGGGAGAGGGCTGGATCACCACGCGGGagtcctggcactgcctgacgcagggctcgttgcagctgttgGCAAGCGGGGTTGGGCCACAGGGGCGGCACAGATCGTAGCAGGACATGGCTGAGGGACGGAGGTGCACCTGGGAGGGAGGGCACGGAAAGCACACGCAGCATGAGAGGGGCAGCCTGACAGCCTGCTCGGCAAGAGCAACgccacaggctggggagcagggacagcctgCGTTTGGGAGAAGAGAGGTTCAAGAGCCCAGAGCCCACAGGGAGCCTGGAAAACAAAGCCCAGGATCTTCTCCGAGAGAAGTGCAGCAGACAGTAAGGTGGACAGAGACACTGGGAGCACGATGAAGGAGCAAGGCTCTCAACAAAAGCTACACCGAGACAAAGGGACaaagaggagaagaagagaaagaggagagtgAGGCAAAGGTGTTTGCAGCTCACCTTGTTCAccaaggaggagaaggcaggagaagTGGATGAGGATACCTGCAGCTGGACTGGCTTTTATACTGCTCCAGACCGCCCCAGGCCCAGAGGCACCCTTTGTGCATGTAATGTGTTTACCAACAAGCCCATCTTGCATGCAAAACTTCTCAATTAAAGAAATGAGAACACTGCTTATGTTCCCTGCAACgctgccttttcatttccctgtttaTGACATGGCCATTCAGCCACACAGGCTCCTTTCATCTGATGGTATTAGACgccaaaatatttcagggaaaatgaaacggaagaaaaagaagaaggatCCCTCCGCACAGTAAGTGAGCAAGGAACATCCACAGACAGGAGACAGGTGCAGCCCAGAGACCAGCTCAACCATCAAGTTCATGGATGAAGCAGGACTGGCATCAAGCAGGACAGTCAGTCCCCACATCAGGAGCAGACCCAGTCACAGTGACCTGGTCCAACAGAGCTCACTGAATCCTGACCAGGGCCATAGTGTCCAGACACGCCCAAGGAGAGGCTGGCACATCAGTGGGTTCCTTGCACTCAGGATCAAGGGGGTTCGTGGTCAGTCATAAGCCAGCCTGCAAAGGAGCAGGAGGCTTACAGTCCTGCCAGCCAGCTGAGGAAAGGGATAAAGGCCAGGACAGAGCTTGAATAAAGGTCTGGGtcaaagggaagagggaggagagagagaccGCAGGTGAGGCTGAGCAGAGCCATCGGCCTTGTTGGTACTGCACTCAGGTCACTGATGGGCAAGAGGAGGGTATCTCCTGTGCACCTGGCACAAAGGACACCAGCTCCACCTGTTACAGCAGTGGGGAGAAGGACTTGTTCCTGCAAGAAAggatttcataaataaatataaatatttttaattttatttttataaataaaaatacatacatttattttccataaatgcAAGATAGGTCTCTTCTTCTAAGGGTCATTTCCATCACGTCCCTGACCCAGAAAATTCACAGGTAGTGTCTCCTGCCAGGCCTTGCTACTCCCACTGTCAGCACCTATGGCAAGGCCCTGCCCAAAGGCTCCAGTGCCCGGCCACAGCCCGCTCTGGTCACGTCCTGCAGATGCCGCCTTCCCTCCCTGGTACCATCTTCTCACCCCACCTTGCtcctgctggcagctcagcctggctcAGGAGCGTTGCTGGAGAGGGCATTTCCTGAGGGCCTTCCTGCGGAGCAGGGCACAGGGGCCTTGCGGTGGCAGCTGTCCTGCAGGGAAGACAGGCCTTGAGCCATGGCAAAAGGCACTGTAGGGGTTCACGCAGCGTATGGGACA encodes the following:
- the LOC102059384 gene encoding LOW QUALITY PROTEIN: feather beta keratin (The sequence of the model RefSeq protein was modified relative to this genomic sequence to represent the inferred CDS: deleted 1 base in 1 codon); translation: MHKGCLWAWGGLEQYKSQSSCRILIHFSCLLLLGEQVHLRPSAMSCYDLCRPCGPTPLANSCNEPCVRQCQDSRVVIQPSPVVVTLPGPILSSFPQNTAVGSSASAAVGSILSEEGVPINSGGFSLSGLGGRYTSRRCLPC